The following coding sequences lie in one Loxodonta africana isolate mLoxAfr1 chromosome X, mLoxAfr1.hap2, whole genome shotgun sequence genomic window:
- the LOC135228795 gene encoding zinc finger protein 449-like codes for MAVALGCAIQASLNHGSTLKEYDTECEVFHQRFRQFQYQQAAGPREAFNSLWELCSQWLKPTIHSKEEILELLVLEQFLTILPSEIETWVRLYRPENRERVLALVEDLQRELEIPEQQVGRQEMLLEELAPVETAHIPPNIQLESPELHVLGPSQEATVAEEQIPQAGPQYPRDGDDRECQPFSEPEYPIPNPDLSFPLEYREEDPRVKELQSSEGVKQLGFSKIDFDIGRENEDSSEQNKLENTCAFIFPFEENILRGPTLQKVCGQLENQWGNPPKELQLSKLLDDQKHSPGEKCESNNAEKPLSLGPHQQKNAGKEPHRCSQCGKCFARKSQLNGHQKIHSGEERHKCPECGKSFLRNSDLYRHKRSHTGERPYECTICKKRFTRRSHLTGHQRAHSGEAAFKCLECRKSFCYGPNLKRHLKTHTGEKPHKCCTCGKGFIEQSALTLHQRTHTGEKPFKCNYCEKSFRHKPTLAIHLRIHTGEKPYKCSHCSKVFRQRSGLIMHQVSHFSQEFSKKC; via the exons ATGGCTGTGGCCCTGGGCTGTGCAATCCAGGCCTCCTTGAATCATGGCTCCACGCTTAAAGAGTACGATACTGAGTGTGAAGTCTTCCATCAACGCTTCAGGCAGTTCCAATACCAACAGGCAGCCGGGCCTCGTGAAGCTTTCAACAGCCTCTGGGAGCTTTGCTCTCAGTGGTTGAAGCCAACGATCCATTCTAAGGAAGAAATCCTGGAGCTGCTAGTGTTGGAGCAATTCCTGACTATTCTGCCCTCAGAGATAGAGACCTGGGTAAGGCTGTACCGCCCAGAGAACAGAGAAAGAGTTCTGGCACTGGTAGAAGACTTACAGAGAGAACTTGAGATACCAGAGCAGCAG GTTGGTAGGCAGGAAATGCTCTTGGAAGAACTGGCACCAGTGGAAACAGCACACATACCACCAAACATCCAACTGGAGTCACCTGAGCTCCACGTCCTGGGACCTTCCCAGGAGGCCACCGTGGCAGAGGAGCAGATCCCACAGGCAGGGCCACAGTACCCGAGGGATGGTGATGATAGGGAATGCCAGCCCTTTTCCGAGCCAG AATATCCGATACCAAACCCTGACCTGAGCTTCCCATTGGAATATAGAGAAGAAGATCCACGGGTGAAGGAATTACAGAGCTCCGAAGGAGTAAAACAATTAGGTTTCTCCAAGATAG ATTTTGATATTGGGAGAGAAAATGAAGATTCGTCAGAACAGAATAAACTAGAGAATACAtgtgcttttatttttccttttgaggAGAATATTCTTCGTGGTCCCACTTTACAAAAAGTCTGTGgacagttagaaaatcaatgggGAAATCCCCCAAAGGAGTTACAGTTATCAAAGCTTTTAGATGATCAGAAACACTCTCCAGGAGAGAAATGTGAGAGCAACAACGCGGAAAAACCTCTCAGTCTTGGACCCCATCAACAAAAGAATGCAGGAAAGGAACCTCACCGATGTTCTCAGTGTGGAAAATGTTTTGCTCGGAAGTCACAACTTAATGGGCACCAGAAAATTCATTCAGGAGAGGAACGTCACAAGTGCCCTGAATGTGGGAAAAGCTTCCTTCGTAATTCAGACTTGTACAGGCACAAACGATCTCATACAGGGGAGAGGCCCTATGAATGTACGATATGCAAAAAGCGATTCACTCGAAGGTCACACCTTACAGGGCACCAGAGAGCCCATTCTGGAGAAGCAGCATTTAAATGCCTTGAGTGCAGGAAAAGCTTTTGTTATGGACCAAACCTTAAAAGACATCTGAAAACTCATACAGGTGAAAAACCTCATAAGTGTTGTACTTGTGGGAAAGGCTTTATTGAACAGTCAGCTCTTACTTTGCACCAGAgaactcacactggagagaaaccttttAAATGTAATTACTGTGAGAAAAGCTTTAGACATAAGCCAACTCTAGCTATTCACTTAAGAATTCATACAGGGGAGAAGCCATACAAGTGTAGCCATTGTTCTAAAGTCTTCAGACAGAGATCAGGCCTTATTATGCACCAAGTCTCTCACTTTAGCCAAGAATTCTCTAAGAAATGTTGA